The following proteins come from a genomic window of Daphnia carinata strain CSIRO-1 chromosome 6, CSIRO_AGI_Dcar_HiC_V3, whole genome shotgun sequence:
- the LOC130689794 gene encoding uncharacterized protein LOC130689794, with protein MRITPRRLVYSGLFALGMLCMIKYINYRRDESAQPECLNRRPDDQLRVIFLAERVHRALEILQVQHFICYESLWASLYNEGPRTWEHVVEMCLIDDTLAQQDEAFIGRFFRAQDLILDYDMLEGVYVVKLMDKVNFPGLPDAVSPDVSARLVLFQQRSEFMMMRKAGLKRALLPDDCENPVLECFPSQLALPPLSRIKYGPNQYFPAPREGIEIQKYHYPDDWWLQRKIPSLC; from the coding sequence ATGAGGATAACTCCAAGGAGGCTAGTGTATTCAGGACTTTTTGCCTTAGGAATGTTGTGCATGATTAAGTACATCAACTACCGAAGAGATGAGTCTGCCCAACCAGAGTGCCTAAACCGTAGACCAGATGACCAGCTCAGAGTCATCTTCCTTGCTGAGCGGGTTCATAGGGCTTTGGAAATACTGCAAGTGCAACATTTCATCTGTTACGAGAGCCTTTGGGCTTCTCTCTATAATGAAGGCCCAAGAACGTGGGAACATGTTGTTGAAATGTGTTTGATAGATGACACTTTGGCTCAGCAAGATGAAGCATTTATTGGCAGGTTCTTCAGGGCACAAGACCTTATCCTTGATTATGATATGCTGGAAGGTGTCTATGTGGTCAAATTAATGGATAAAGTTAACTTTCCTGGACTTCCGGATGCGGTGAGTCCAGATGTCAGCGCTCGACTGGTATTATTTCAGCAACGGTCCGAATTCATGATGATGCGCAAGGCCGGTTTGAAAAGAGCTCTTTTACCTGACGATTGCGAAAATCCCGTGCTCGAATGCTTTCCTAGTCAACTTGCCTTACCTCCGCTTTCGAGAATCAAGTACGGGCCGAATCAGTATTTTCCAGCACCACGTGAAGGCatagaaatacaaaaatatcaTTACCCTGATGATTGGTGGCTTCAAAGAAAGATCCCTTCTTTGTGTTAA